From a region of the Solanum stenotomum isolate F172 chromosome 2, ASM1918654v1, whole genome shotgun sequence genome:
- the LOC125856392 gene encoding cytochrome P450 71AU50-like, translated as MAFLWVITFALIPLLFLLIQQLQKKFTNKKLPPGPRGLPLIGNLHMFGENLHQDLGKISKKYGPIMSIHFGLVPVIVASSPHAAEQFLKIHDLIFASRPSNEVAETVFYNRRNLVSSNYGPYWRNMRKLCTLHLLSNAKIQSFQPMRKKQVQILVDLMKQERNVIDVSAKIASLSANMSCLMIFGKKYMDEDLGEKGFNALIQDILCIAGLPNFAEFFPFLRVLDLQGFTRRSKELAKLFDEFLERVIDEHVCDKFSHEQKDMVDTLMEIMQSGEGEFEFDRRHVKAILLDLLVASMDTSATTIDWILAELLRHPNVMKKLQNELEQVVGKNRMVEESDLENLEYLEMVIKESSRLHPVAPLLIPHESIEDCEVDGFHIPKGSRLLINVWTIGRDPDIWVEPEKFKPERFQGSNIDLRGRHFELLPFGSGRRSCPGLQLGLTTVRLVLAQLVHCFDWELPNGMTPKDIDMTEKFGLVTTRVQHLRLIPKYRLHI; from the exons ATGGCTTTTCTATGGGTAATAACTTTTGCACTAATTCCGCTGTTATTTCTTCTTATTCAACAACTTCAAAAAAAGTTCACTAACAAGAAACTTCCTCCAGGTCCAAGAGGCCTCCCTCTTATTGGAAATCTCCATATGTTTGGTGAAAATCTTCATCAAGATCTTGGAAAAATATCGAAAAAATATGGTCCCATAATGTCAATCCACTTTGGTCTTGTTCCTGTAATTGTTGCTTCATCACCTCATGCTGCAGAGCAATTCTTGAAAATTCATGATTTAATATTTGCTAGTAGACCTTCTAATGAAGTTGCAGAGACCGTTTTCTATAATCGTAGAAATCTTGTCTCGTCTAATTACGGACCTTACTGGAGAAACATGCGTAAATTATGCACTCTGCATTTGTTAAGTAATgcaaagattcaatcttttcaACCTATGAGGAAAAAACAAGTTCAAATTCTGGTGGATTTGATGAAACAGGAACGTAATGTGATTGATGTTAGTGCAAAAATTGCGTCTCTTAGTGCTAACATGTCGtgtttgatgatatttgggaaGAAGTATATGGATGAGGATCTTGGCGAAAAGGGGTTTAATGCTCTAATACAAGATATTTTGTGTATTGCTGGATTGCCAAATTTTGctgaattttttccttttcttcgaGTTCTTGATCTTCAGGGATTTACTCGTCGTTCCAAGGAATTAGCAAAGTTGTTTGATGAGTTTTTAGAGAGAGTGATTGATGAACATGTTTGTGATAAATTTAGTCATGAACAGAAGGATATGGTGGATACGTTGATGGAGATTATGCAATCTGGAGAAGGTGAATTCGAGTTTGATCGTAGGCATGTCAAAGCTATTCTACTG GACTTACTTGTAGCATCTATGGATACTTCAGCAACAACAATAGATTGGATTCTAGCAGAACTTCTAAGGCACCCAAATGTAATGAAAAAGCTTCAAAATGAGTTGGAACAAGTAGTTGGCAAAAATAGAATGGTGGAAGAATCAGACTTAGAAAATTTGGAGTATTTAGAAATGGTCATAAAAGAAAGTAGTAGGCTACATCCTGTTGCACCCTTGTTGATTCCTCATGAGTCAATTGAAGATTGTGAGGTTGATGGTTTTCACATACCTAAAGGATCCAGACTTTTAATCAATGTGTGGACAATTGGAAGAGATCCAGACATTTGGGTTGAGCCAGAAAAGTTTAAACCTGAGAGGTTTCAAGGAAGTAACATTGATCTCCGTGGAAGACATTTTGAGCTTTTACCATTTGGTTCGGGCAGAAGAAGTTGCCCGGGTTTGCAGCTAGGGCTCACCACCGTTCGTTTGGTGCTTGCACAATTGGTTCATTGCTTTGATTGGGAATTGCCAAATGGCATGACCCCGAAGGATATTGACATGACTGAGAAATTTGGTTTAGTAACAACTAGAGTTCAACATCTTAGGTTGATTCCCAAGTATCGTTTGcatatataa